DNA from Cloacibacillus sp.:
GGTGTAGCTTCGCATCAGCTCTGGAAAAGCGGTGATGATGGTGATTTTCATCTCAGTCCCAGAGTCCCTCCGGAATATTTACTGTCATGGTACCAGCCCCGGTGTCGACGTTTTGAACGACGTCGCCAATCGCGGGTATTGCCTTTACCGCGCCTTCCGGAGTTTTTACGACGTAAACGTCGTTGCTTCCGGTGAAGATGACCTCGGTTATCACGCCAAGGAGATCCCCAGTCGCAGCCTCTTTCACTGTAAGTCCTATGATGTCGTCGAGCCAGTATTCATCTTCTTCTAGCTCAACTCTTTCGTCGGCGTCTACTGTGATGACTGCGCCCTTCATCGCCTCGCCGTCTTCGCGGTTGTCAATGCCCTGAAGATGGAGGAAGAAGGTGTTTTTGCCCTCGTAGGGAGCTATGCGGCACACCTTATAGGTGCGCATCGGCTTTCCGGGAAGCTGTATATCCATGCTTTCCATTTCAAGAAAGCGTTCCGGAAAATCGGTGGTCGGAAGTACCAGCATATCGCCGCGCACCCCGTGGACACCGACTATCTTGCCGATCTCATATCTGCCCTCCGAAGAGGCGTCAGTCTTCTTTGACATCAACATCCACCTTTTCGCCGGATTTTATTGAAGCTGCTTTCGCAACGTGACGGATGGCGTTGATGGTGGAGCCTTTCTTGCCTATTACGCGGCCTATGTCATCAGAGGCAACCCTGATCGTGACCAGGATCGCCCCGGCCTCGGAACGTTCCTCGGAGACCGAGACCTCTTCCGGCTTTGTGACGAGCCTGCGTACTATGAGATCTACAAGGTCGACATAATCTGCCATTGTCTTTGCCGCCTATTCCGCTGCGGGGGCTGCGGGAGCCTCTGCGGGCGCGTCGATGACTCCGGCCTTCTTCAGCAGCACTTTGGCCGTATCAGAGGGGGACGCCCCTTTGCTGAGCCAGTATGCCGCGCGCTCTGAGTCTATTTTGATCTCTCCGGGTTCCATGAGCGGATTATATGTTCCGAGTATCTCGATGAAACGTCCGTCTCTTGGTGAATGAGAGTCGGTCACTACCAGACGGTAGAACGGAGCCTTCTTTTTCCCGTGACGGGAAAGACGAATACGAACTGACATGCACTAACACCTCCTGTGTTGATTTCTATTAACGAACCGCCGCGGTACGGCCGGCGTTTCCTTATATTTATTGAAAGGGGGAGACCCCCGTGTCAATCTGATTTGCCGCCTGCGCTATTTGAAAAAGCCGCGCTTTCCCATTCCGCCCATGCCGGGCGGCATCCTGAACTTGCCGCCGCCGTTTGACATCTTGCCGAAGGTCTTCATCATGCCCTTCATTTGTTCGTACTGCGCCAGCACCTGATTTACCATCTGCACCGACGTGCCCGAACCCTGGGCTATCCTCTTGCGGCGTCCGCCCTTTATTATGTCGGGGTTTCTGCGCTCCTTCAGCGTCATCGAAAGGATGACCGCCTCCGTCTGCTTCATGCGCTTAGGATCGATCTCTACGTTCTTCAGCGCCTTGCTTGCTCCCGGTATCGGGAGCATCTCAAGCACCTTTTCCAGCGGCCCTAGCTTTTGTATCTGCTTTAACTGCATCAGCATGTCTTCAAGCGTGAAGCGGTTCTTTTTGAGGTTCTCCGTCATGCGCTGCACGTCGGCCTCTGACGTGGC
Protein-coding regions in this window:
- the rimM gene encoding ribosome maturation factor RimM (Essential for efficient processing of 16S rRNA); the encoded protein is MSKKTDASSEGRYEIGKIVGVHGVRGDMLVLPTTDFPERFLEMESMDIQLPGKPMRTYKVCRIAPYEGKNTFFLHLQGIDNREDGEAMKGAVITVDADERVELEEDEYWLDDIIGLTVKEAATGDLLGVITEVIFTGSNDVYVVKTPEGAVKAIPAIGDVVQNVDTGAGTMTVNIPEGLWD
- a CDS encoding KH domain-containing protein, producing MADYVDLVDLIVRRLVTKPEEVSVSEERSEAGAILVTIRVASDDIGRVIGKKGSTINAIRHVAKAASIKSGEKVDVDVKED
- the rpsP gene encoding 30S ribosomal protein S16; this encodes MSVRIRLSRHGKKKAPFYRLVVTDSHSPRDGRFIEILGTYNPLMEPGEIKIDSERAAYWLSKGASPSDTAKVLLKKAGVIDAPAEAPAAPAAE